One segment of Borreliella burgdorferi B31 DNA contains the following:
- a CDS encoding lipoprotein, which translates to MKYLKNISLFLLILGCKSIPNGNFNLHDTNHKLGKLKFQEDSIISRNYDNKISIVGVYNPLTEKENFKVNIFIKKKGLQIDPENILINEEKINYSKYKAELKVKSSFNKSIISISLTNSRDLLTYIYDKSTGKYINIDFKDNWNVSHSIKFNKEYILAYITDFDKEIKISKNILQKRIDNRKIEIEKTELKTEYNEIEDYYIYSMKIPKLFEKSDAPSETYETFVIANYYPCENLNILFLNLSLYSDKLRFLNSIYDENDRKLKMEPPVRALKNSKTIKETLNIVLSPQKIIELAKNIEKDITLKLKSYGEKGEFTFEIYKPLLLKFLKEVDHCIKNLQSSRHKF; encoded by the coding sequence ATGAAATACCTTAAAAACATTTCCTTATTTTTGTTAATTTTAGGTTGCAAATCCATCCCAAATGGTAATTTCAATCTACACGATACAAACCATAAATTAGGAAAACTAAAATTTCAAGAAGACTCGATAATAAGCAGAAATTATGATAATAAAATATCCATTGTGGGAGTATACAACCCTTTAACAGAAAAAGAAAATTTTAAAGTCAATATTTTCATCAAAAAAAAAGGATTACAAATAGATCCTGAAAATATTTTGATAAATGAAGAAAAAATTAATTATTCAAAATATAAAGCAGAACTCAAAGTAAAATCTAGCTTTAATAAAAGCATTATCAGTATTTCACTAACTAATTCAAGAGATCTATTAACCTACATTTACGATAAAAGCACAGGGAAATACATTAACATTGACTTTAAGGACAATTGGAACGTATCGCACAGTATAAAATTTAATAAGGAGTATATTTTAGCATATATAACAGATTTTGATAAAGAAATTAAAATATCTAAAAATATTTTGCAAAAACGTATTGATAATAGAAAAATTGAAATTGAAAAAACAGAGCTTAAAACAGAATATAATGAAATAGAGGATTATTACATCTACAGTATGAAAATTCCAAAATTATTTGAAAAATCAGACGCTCCCTCTGAAACTTACGAAACATTTGTTATAGCAAATTATTACCCCTGTGAAAATTTAAATATACTGTTTTTGAATTTAAGCTTATACTCTGATAAATTACGCTTTCTAAACTCTATTTATGATGAGAATGATAGAAAATTAAAAATGGAGCCTCCTGTGAGAGCCTTAAAGAATTCAAAAACAATAAAAGAAACATTAAATATAGTATTAAGTCCTCAAAAAATAATAGAGCTAGCAAAAAACATTGAAAAAGATATTACTCTAAAATTAAAATCTTACGGAGAAAAGGGAGAATTCACATTTGAAATATATAAACCACTTCTTTTAAAATTCTTAAAAGAAGTAGATCATTGCATAAAAAATTTGCAATCAAGTAGGCATAAATTTTAA
- a CDS encoding PTS lactose/cellobiose transporter subunit IIA gives MNKKIYSIEELIDKISMPVVAYSGEAKSFLREALEYAKNKEYDKAELTIQESKKSIAKAHEAHREIIHQSATNPNSVKTPFILIHAEDHLMSAISELSIFEELINVYKIINEIKK, from the coding sequence ATGAATAAAAAAATATATAGCATAGAAGAATTAATAGACAAAATAAGCATGCCTGTTGTAGCTTACTCTGGTGAGGCTAAAAGCTTTCTAAGAGAAGCTTTAGAATATGCCAAAAACAAAGAATATGACAAGGCAGAGCTTACTATACAAGAAAGTAAAAAATCCATTGCAAAGGCCCATGAAGCACACAGAGAAATAATACATCAATCAGCCACTAATCCAAACTCTGTCAAAACGCCTTTTATTTTAATTCATGCTGAAGATCATTTAATGTCTGCAATTTCAGAATTAAGCATTTTTGAAGAATTAATCAATGTTTACAAAATAATAAATGAAATAAAAAAATAG
- a CDS encoding plasmid maintenance protein, producing the protein MYQIKTNKMPFNKVVDRRLKIFWVIQKLSANYFISKKKYSLSNVVAMTNSILEKKGFKRVTKRTIQNDIKIFETLGLIKSHFNPLGKNNGSFTYYTINKALEKLAKKIISTAYFIDKKTKHEKSKNKQLKKIKIIEESQKYKISHQITSHVLSNNISKKYKNSKYSFRRKNQNIKKTINFLEKEIKKKSKSINLEEIKKITENDITYKNSLWNLKDFMEELKEYEEKKIIKFYKKNLEKKKQKIWFMAKKFKNTDFDKLIKKFKIKNKMEREKNYENENQIHTSNNIKNAIVLMKTLIKKQKYDKKIKK; encoded by the coding sequence ATGTATCAAATAAAAACCAACAAGATGCCTTTTAATAAAGTAGTAGACCGAAGATTGAAAATATTTTGGGTCATCCAAAAACTAAGCGCCAACTACTTCATATCTAAAAAAAAATACTCTCTAAGCAATGTTGTAGCAATGACAAATTCTATATTGGAAAAAAAAGGATTCAAAAGGGTCACTAAAAGGACGATACAAAATGATATAAAAATTTTTGAAACTTTAGGATTAATTAAAAGTCATTTCAATCCACTTGGAAAAAACAATGGAAGTTTTACTTACTATACAATAAATAAAGCCCTTGAAAAATTAGCTAAAAAAATTATCAGTACAGCATATTTTATTGACAAAAAAACAAAACATGAAAAATCAAAAAATAAGCAACTAAAAAAAATTAAAATAATAGAAGAATCTCAAAAATACAAAATTTCACATCAAATAACTTCACATGTATTAAGTAATAATATAAGTAAAAAATATAAGAATTCTAAATATTCTTTTAGAAGAAAAAATCAAAACATAAAAAAAACTATAAATTTCTTAGAAAAAGAAATAAAAAAAAAATCAAAATCAATAAATCTAGAAGAAATAAAAAAAATAACAGAAAACGACATAACTTATAAGAATTCATTATGGAACTTAAAAGATTTTATGGAAGAATTAAAAGAATATGAAGAAAAAAAAATTATAAAATTTTATAAAAAAAATCTAGAAAAAAAGAAACAAAAAATATGGTTTATGGCAAAAAAATTCAAAAATACAGACTTTGATAAACTAATAAAAAAATTTAAAATTAAAAACAAAATGGAAAGAGAAAAAAATTATGAAAACGAGAACCAAATACATACATCAAATAACATAAAAAATGCTATTGTATTAATGAAGACTCTAATAAAAAAACAAAAATATGACAAAAAAATTAAAAAGTAA
- a CDS encoding PTS sugar transporter subunit IIB — protein MNILLVCGAGMSTSMLVQRIEKYAKSKNINATIEAIAETRLSEVVDRFDVVLLAPQSRFNKKRLEEITKPKGIPIEIINTIDYGTMNGEKVLQLAINAFNNKSSV, from the coding sequence ATGAACATACTACTTGTATGTGGAGCTGGGATGTCCACAAGTATGCTGGTACAAAGAATTGAAAAATATGCCAAATCAAAAAATATAAATGCAACAATTGAAGCTATTGCTGAGACACGCCTTAGCGAAGTTGTTGACCGATTTGACGTTGTTTTACTTGCACCACAGTCAAGATTTAATAAAAAAAGACTTGAAGAAATCACAAAACCCAAAGGAATTCCAATCGAAATAATTAACACAATCGATTATGGAACAATGAATGGCGAAAAAGTATTACAACTTGCAATCAATGCATTTAACAATAAAAGTTCAGTTTAA
- a CDS encoding alpha3-beta1 integrin-binding protein, with translation MKEIGISIYPNVSPKNKIIKYLEKSAHFGFTQVFTSLLYINGNEFDIFKELLSIANKNGMKPIIDVSPEIFKELGIDLSNLRNCPKLDYFKKLGAWAIRLDNTFTGIEESLMTFNDSDLKIQLNISNINKHIDTIMYFKPNIKNLLGCHNFYPHKYTGLSRNFFKETTKIFKHYSIPTAAFISSNNAEECARGKEKEGVPTLESHRSKDIETQAKDLFKEGIDTVLISNCFPSETELKKVSKVNRNILELKADLNPDANSVEKEIILENLHFNRGDINSYRIRSTMPRVYYNNKKFPVHSPNEIKKGDILIDSSEYLGYTGELQIALKDTPNNGLVNVVGKIINDEIYLLEKIEPWEKFKIIENK, from the coding sequence ATGAAAGAAATTGGAATATCCATATACCCCAATGTAAGTCCTAAAAATAAAATTATTAAATATCTTGAAAAAAGTGCTCATTTTGGATTTACTCAAGTATTTACCTCTTTGCTCTATATTAACGGAAATGAATTTGACATATTCAAAGAATTACTTAGCATTGCAAATAAAAACGGAATGAAACCTATTATTGACGTAAGTCCTGAAATTTTCAAAGAATTAGGCATTGATCTTTCAAATCTTAGAAATTGTCCAAAACTAGATTATTTTAAAAAGCTTGGCGCCTGGGCAATTAGATTAGACAATACATTCACAGGCATTGAAGAATCATTAATGACTTTTAACGACTCTGACCTTAAGATTCAACTTAATATAAGCAATATAAATAAACATATTGATACAATAATGTATTTTAAGCCTAATATAAAAAATTTACTTGGGTGTCATAATTTTTATCCTCACAAATATACAGGACTTTCAAGAAATTTCTTTAAAGAAACAACAAAAATATTTAAACATTATTCAATCCCAACAGCCGCATTTATTAGCTCTAATAATGCAGAAGAATGCGCACGAGGGAAAGAAAAAGAAGGTGTTCCTACGCTAGAATCACATAGATCTAAAGATATAGAAACCCAAGCAAAAGATCTTTTCAAAGAAGGAATAGATACAGTCCTAATTTCTAATTGTTTTCCAAGTGAAACAGAACTAAAAAAAGTATCAAAGGTAAACAGAAATATTTTAGAGCTCAAAGCAGACCTAAATCCAGATGCAAATTCAGTAGAAAAAGAAATAATCCTTGAAAATTTACATTTTAATAGAGGTGACATTAATTCCTATAGAATTCGATCAACTATGCCAAGAGTGTACTACAATAATAAAAAATTTCCTGTACATTCTCCAAATGAAATTAAAAAAGGAGACATCCTAATAGATTCTTCAGAATACTTGGGTTATACAGGAGAACTTCAAATAGCACTAAAAGATACCCCAAATAATGGTCTTGTAAACGTAGTTGGGAAAATAATCAATGATGAAATATATCTACTTGAAAAAATAGAACCTTGGGAAAAATTCAAAATAATAGAAAATAAATAA
- the celB gene encoding PTS cellobiose transporter subunit IIC: MNFQDFIETTLVPIASKIGSNRYLIALRDGFTFSMPFLIVGSFILLLVNLPFTDSQTLLYQQWYVDLMAKYKGNLVQPFYVSMGIMSIFVVFGIGYNLSNHYKLSGITGGFLSLYTFLILAGQSDWIPYGGDAAKWGIQPNSWFPVIDARYFSAQGVFTAIIAAIFSVEVYKFLVQKNMAIKLPESVPPAVLKSFEALIPVVALSIVAQSVNIAIQSSLGSLFPEIIMSMFRPVLQISDTLVGTLTISFIVHILWFCGLHGTNVIIALLNPIILSNLDSNIRALSDNLPLPHILAGGFLDSFVYIGGAGATLGLAIAMMLSKSQHLKAIGRLSFAPGLFNINEPIMFGAPIVLNPILGIPFLLIPIFNIIVAYTLTNFGIIERVRTLVPWTTPAPIAAFFSTGLDIKSFVLVLLLLIISVFMYLPFIKAYDKALLLQEKE; the protein is encoded by the coding sequence ATGAATTTTCAAGATTTTATTGAAACTACTTTAGTTCCTATTGCTAGCAAAATTGGTTCAAATAGATATTTAATTGCTTTAAGAGATGGCTTTACTTTTTCTATGCCCTTTTTAATAGTTGGTTCTTTTATTTTACTTTTAGTTAATTTGCCCTTTACAGATTCTCAAACATTGTTATACCAACAGTGGTATGTTGATTTAATGGCTAAATATAAAGGAAATCTTGTTCAGCCATTTTATGTAAGTATGGGTATTATGTCTATATTTGTTGTTTTTGGTATTGGTTATAACTTATCTAATCATTATAAACTTAGTGGGATTACAGGAGGATTTTTATCTCTTTATACATTTTTAATTTTAGCTGGACAATCAGATTGGATACCTTACGGTGGAGATGCTGCTAAATGGGGAATTCAGCCCAATTCATGGTTTCCTGTAATTGATGCAAGATATTTTAGTGCTCAAGGAGTATTTACGGCTATTATTGCTGCTATTTTTTCTGTTGAGGTTTATAAATTTTTAGTTCAAAAAAATATGGCAATTAAGCTTCCAGAGTCTGTTCCGCCTGCTGTTTTAAAATCTTTTGAAGCTTTAATTCCTGTTGTTGCGCTTTCAATTGTAGCTCAAAGTGTTAATATTGCTATTCAAAGTTCTTTAGGAAGCCTTTTTCCCGAAATAATTATGAGCATGTTTAGGCCTGTTTTGCAAATTAGCGATACTTTAGTTGGGACTTTAACAATTTCTTTTATTGTTCATATATTATGGTTTTGTGGTCTTCATGGTACCAATGTTATTATTGCTCTTCTTAATCCTATAATTTTGTCAAATCTTGATTCTAATATTAGGGCTCTTTCTGACAATCTTCCACTTCCTCATATTTTAGCGGGGGGATTTCTTGATTCATTTGTGTATATTGGTGGTGCTGGCGCAACCCTAGGGCTTGCTATTGCTATGATGCTTAGTAAATCCCAACATCTAAAGGCTATAGGTAGACTTTCATTTGCGCCTGGTCTTTTTAATATTAATGAACCTATTATGTTCGGTGCACCAATAGTTTTAAATCCTATATTAGGCATTCCTTTTTTACTTATCCCTATATTTAATATAATTGTTGCATATACTCTTACTAATTTTGGAATTATTGAAAGGGTTAGAACTCTGGTTCCATGGACAACCCCTGCTCCTATTGCAGCTTTTTTTTCTACAGGGCTTGATATTAAATCGTTTGTTCTAGTTTTATTATTATTGATTATTTCAGTATTTATGTATTTACCCTTTATTAAAGCGTATGATAAGGCTCTACTTTTGCAGGAAAAAGAATAG
- a CDS encoding DUF226 domain-containing protein produces the protein MKNKETKKNFFNKIEKLENKIIYHTKIFSMINNFEAKPKKGKFWLCLRNIFNNKKYESFHLFSVKENDKFLGIFYGFKNLPRPFVINYSEKGTKKTIRLKKIFYMEFKFKKGSVFCYLRSLYIFTKIKNKNKLFYKSLLERTLKIEEEIHKFYGKKYESNKGIVNWIKKTQK, from the coding sequence ATGAAAAATAAAGAAACAAAAAAAAATTTTTTCAACAAAATTGAAAAATTAGAAAACAAAATTATTTATCACACAAAAATCTTTAGCATGATAAATAATTTTGAAGCAAAACCCAAAAAAGGAAAATTTTGGCTATGTCTGAGAAATATATTTAATAATAAAAAATACGAAAGTTTTCATTTATTTTCAGTAAAAGAAAACGATAAATTTTTAGGAATTTTTTATGGTTTTAAAAACCTACCAAGACCATTTGTTATAAATTATTCAGAAAAAGGAACAAAAAAAACAATAAGATTAAAAAAAATATTTTATATGGAATTCAAATTTAAAAAAGGAAGCGTTTTTTGTTATTTAAGAAGCTTATACATATTCACCAAGATAAAAAATAAAAATAAACTTTTTTATAAATCTCTTTTAGAAAGAACTCTAAAAATTGAAGAAGAAATACATAAATTTTATGGTAAAAAATATGAAAGTAATAAA